The Enterobacter kobei genome has a segment encoding these proteins:
- the eco gene encoding serine protease inhibitor ecotin, with product MKNAPKFAIALIAACISTGAFASETQKEQPLEKVAPYPKADKGMKRQVIQLPVLQDEANYKVELLIGKTLEVDCNQHRLGGQLESKTLEGWGYDYYVFDKVTSPVSTMMACPDGKKEKKFVTAYLGDNSLLRYNSKLPVVVYTPENVEVKYRVWKADENVGQAVVR from the coding sequence ATGAAAAACGCACCTAAATTTGCCATCGCCCTGATTGCCGCGTGCATCAGTACCGGCGCTTTCGCCAGCGAAACCCAAAAAGAGCAGCCGCTGGAAAAAGTTGCCCCCTATCCGAAAGCGGACAAAGGGATGAAACGTCAGGTGATTCAGCTACCGGTTCTGCAGGACGAAGCGAACTACAAAGTGGAGCTGTTGATTGGTAAAACGCTGGAAGTGGATTGTAACCAGCACCGACTGGGCGGCCAACTGGAGAGCAAAACGCTGGAAGGTTGGGGCTACGATTACTACGTCTTCGACAAAGTGACCTCCCCCGTCTCCACCATGATGGCGTGCCCGGACGGCAAGAAAGAGAAGAAATTTGTAACGGCATATCTGGGTGATAACAGTCTGCTGCGCTATAACAGCAAGTTGCCTGTCGTGGTGTATACGCCTGAAAACGTAGAAGTGAAATACCGCGTATGGAAAGCGGATGAGAATGTCGGACAAGCGGTAGTACGTTGA
- the ada gene encoding bifunctional DNA-binding transcriptional regulator/O6-methylguanine-DNA methyltransferase Ada: MKNPTYMTDEERWQAVLARDPRADDQFVFAVQTTGIVCRPSCRARHALRKNVHFYPDVHHAIEAGFRPCKRCMPDKRDPQQQKLAKVEHACRLLEQDPALTLDGLAQQVAMSPFHFHRLFKSVTGMTPKAWQQAARGQRLRTALAQGDTVTDAVLAAGFPDSSSYYRKATDALGMTAKQYRKGDVAVQYAIDDCSLGRCLVAESERGICAILLGDDDAELAGELATLFPKAEPAPQEDAFAQRIHQVIASIDNRAAPLELPLDIRGTAFQQRVWQALREIPCGETASYQQVAQAIGQPNAVRAVAGACAANRLAIVIPCHRVVRNDGALSGYRWGTARKALLLKREAKRQEG, encoded by the coding sequence ATGAAAAATCCAACCTATATGACCGATGAGGAACGCTGGCAGGCTGTACTGGCTCGCGATCCGCGTGCTGACGATCAGTTTGTCTTTGCCGTGCAAACGACGGGGATTGTCTGTCGTCCGTCCTGCCGGGCACGTCACGCCCTGCGTAAAAACGTCCACTTCTATCCTGATGTTCACCATGCCATTGAGGCAGGGTTTCGCCCGTGCAAGCGCTGTATGCCGGATAAACGCGATCCGCAGCAGCAGAAGCTGGCGAAAGTGGAGCACGCCTGTCGCCTTCTGGAGCAGGATCCTGCGTTAACGCTGGACGGTCTGGCGCAGCAGGTGGCCATGAGTCCTTTTCACTTCCACCGGCTGTTTAAGTCCGTTACCGGAATGACGCCAAAAGCCTGGCAGCAGGCGGCGCGCGGTCAACGTCTGCGCACGGCGCTTGCCCAGGGGGATACCGTTACCGATGCCGTGCTGGCCGCAGGCTTTCCCGACAGCAGCAGCTATTATCGTAAAGCGACAGATGCGCTGGGTATGACGGCGAAGCAGTACCGCAAAGGCGACGTGGCGGTGCAGTACGCCATCGATGACTGCTCATTAGGACGCTGTCTGGTTGCTGAAAGCGAGCGGGGGATTTGCGCAATATTGCTCGGTGACGACGATGCCGAATTAGCCGGGGAGCTGGCGACGCTGTTTCCAAAAGCAGAGCCCGCGCCGCAGGAAGATGCCTTCGCGCAGCGTATCCACCAGGTGATTGCCAGTATTGATAACCGCGCAGCGCCGCTTGAACTGCCGCTGGATATACGCGGAACCGCGTTCCAGCAGCGAGTCTGGCAGGCCCTTCGTGAAATTCCCTGCGGTGAAACGGCAAGTTATCAGCAGGTGGCGCAGGCGATTGGACAACCCAACGCGGTACGTGCCGTCGCGGGAGCCTGTGCGGCAAACAGGCTGGCGATTGTGATCCCCTGTCACCGCGTTGTCCGTAACGATGGCGCACTGTCGGGTTACCGATGGGGGACGGCGCGAAAAGCGCTATTGCTAAAACGTGAGGCGAAACGCCAGGAGGGATAA
- the mqo gene encoding malate dehydrogenase (quinone), with amino-acid sequence MKKMTAMLFSLAVGLNTVSMAAKADTPKEQETDVLLIGGGIMSATLGTYLQELQPDWSMTMVERLDGVAQESSNGWNNAGTGHSALMELNYTPQKKDGSISIEKAVEINEAFQISRQFWSHQVNSGVMHDPHSFINTVPHMSFVWGEQNVNFLRARYAALQQSTLFRGMKYSEDHAQIKEWAPLVMEGRDPNQKVAATRTEIGTDVNYGEITRQLVTSLKKKENFNLQLSTEVRGFKRNADNSWSVTVADLKNNEAEHVIKAKFVFIGAGGAALKLLQESGIPEADDYAGFPVGGQFLVSENPEVVNRHLAKVYGQASVGAPPMSVPHIDTRMLDGKRVVLFGPFATFSTKFLKNGSLWDLLSATTTSNVKPMMDVGLDNFDLVKYLISQVMLSDEERFEALKEYYPQAKKEDWRLWQAGQRVQIIKRDPKEGGVLRLGTEVVSDKDGTIAALLGASPGASTAAPIMLHLMEKVFKDKVASPEWQAKLKTIIPSYGTKLNGNVDATEQELEYTSRVLQLQYVKPQAADAAPKAELKPQTENKPVADIAL; translated from the coding sequence ATGAAAAAAATGACTGCCATGCTCTTTTCTCTGGCCGTGGGGCTTAACACCGTCTCTATGGCGGCGAAAGCTGACACCCCTAAAGAGCAGGAAACGGACGTCCTTTTAATTGGTGGCGGTATCATGAGCGCCACGCTGGGAACCTATCTGCAAGAACTTCAGCCGGACTGGTCCATGACCATGGTCGAGCGCCTTGATGGCGTGGCGCAGGAAAGTTCGAACGGCTGGAACAACGCCGGTACCGGACATTCGGCACTCATGGAACTGAACTATACGCCGCAGAAAAAGGACGGTTCCATTAGTATCGAGAAGGCGGTAGAGATCAACGAAGCGTTTCAGATCTCACGCCAGTTCTGGTCTCACCAGGTCAACAGCGGCGTGATGCATGACCCGCACTCCTTCATTAACACCGTACCGCACATGAGCTTTGTGTGGGGCGAGCAGAACGTCAACTTCCTGCGCGCGCGTTACGCTGCGCTGCAGCAGAGCACGCTCTTCCGTGGGATGAAATACTCTGAAGACCACGCTCAGATCAAAGAGTGGGCGCCGCTGGTGATGGAAGGTCGTGACCCGAACCAGAAAGTGGCCGCGACCCGGACCGAAATTGGTACCGACGTTAACTATGGCGAAATTACCCGTCAGCTGGTGACGTCTTTGAAGAAGAAAGAGAACTTCAACCTGCAGCTCAGCACCGAAGTGCGTGGTTTTAAGCGCAACGCGGATAACAGCTGGAGCGTGACCGTTGCCGATCTGAAAAACAACGAAGCCGAGCACGTCATCAAGGCGAAGTTTGTCTTTATTGGTGCCGGTGGGGCGGCGCTGAAACTGCTGCAGGAGTCCGGTATTCCTGAAGCTGACGACTATGCTGGCTTCCCGGTTGGCGGTCAGTTCCTGGTATCCGAGAACCCGGAAGTGGTGAATCGTCATCTGGCAAAAGTGTACGGTCAGGCTTCCGTCGGTGCACCGCCGATGTCTGTTCCGCACATCGACACCCGTATGCTTGACGGTAAGCGCGTGGTGCTGTTCGGACCGTTCGCGACTTTCTCCACCAAGTTCCTGAAAAATGGCTCCCTGTGGGATCTGCTCAGCGCCACGACCACCTCTAACGTCAAGCCGATGATGGACGTGGGTCTGGATAACTTCGATCTGGTGAAATATCTCATCAGCCAGGTGATGCTCTCTGACGAGGAACGCTTCGAGGCGCTGAAAGAGTACTATCCGCAGGCGAAGAAAGAAGACTGGCGTCTGTGGCAGGCGGGACAGCGCGTTCAGATCATCAAGCGTGACCCGAAAGAGGGCGGCGTGCTGCGTCTGGGTACGGAAGTGGTGAGCGATAAGGATGGCACGATTGCCGCGCTGCTGGGCGCGTCACCGGGTGCATCTACTGCTGCGCCAATCATGCTGCACCTGATGGAAAAAGTGTTTAAAGATAAAGTTGCCAGCCCGGAATGGCAGGCGAAGCTGAAAACGATTATTCCATCCTACGGTACGAAGCTGAACGGGAATGTCGACGCGACGGAGCAGGAGCTGGAATACACCAGCCGCGTATTGCAGTTGCAATATGTGAAGCCGCAGGCAGCGGATGCTGCGCCAAAGGCGGAACTGAAGCCTCAGACTGAAAACAAACCGGTTGCGGATATCGCCCTGTAA
- a CDS encoding DUF7681 family protein, with amino-acid sequence MIEAKPQDGSTVKGYRELSYGEIGKMNQFKDISRQFIKLLREQMGDIPPGVDSWEAQEWIRQAEFDMKRACMAACRAVARPDSDS; translated from the coding sequence ATGATTGAAGCTAAACCACAGGACGGAAGCACCGTTAAGGGCTACCGCGAACTCTCTTACGGTGAAATCGGCAAGATGAACCAGTTCAAGGACATCAGCCGCCAGTTCATCAAATTGCTTCGCGAACAAATGGGCGACATCCCTCCTGGAGTCGATAGCTGGGAAGCCCAGGAGTGGATAAGACAGGCTGAATTCGACATGAAGCGAGCGTGCATGGCTGCATGCCGTGCTGTGGCCCGCCCCGATTCAGACAGTTAG
- the apbE gene encoding FAD:protein FMN transferase ApbE: MDMTFLRASFLAMLFFLTACNDPAPVAKTDAPAATVLEGKTMGTFWRVSVMNLDKTRTEELRGKIQAQLDADDQLLSTYKNDSALMRFNLSTSTSLWPVSEAMADIVTESIRVGYKTNGAMDVTVGPLVNLWGFGPNKQPVVTPDQAAIDDARARTGLQHLTVINQYGQQYLQKDIPDLFVDLSTVGEGYAADHLAALMTQEGISRYLVSVGGALVSRGMNASDKPWRVAIQKPTDRQNAVQAIVDINGHGISTSGSYRNYYELDGKRISHVIDPQTGRPIAHNLVSVTVIAPTALEADAWDTGLMVLGPEKAKEVVRQEGLAVYMITKEGDEFKTWSSPQFNSFLVSDKN; the protein is encoded by the coding sequence ATGGATATGACTTTTTTACGCGCCAGCTTTCTGGCTATGCTTTTTTTCCTGACCGCATGTAACGATCCCGCCCCCGTGGCGAAAACCGACGCACCCGCTGCCACGGTGCTCGAAGGCAAAACGATGGGCACCTTCTGGCGCGTCAGCGTGATGAATCTCGATAAAACGCGCACGGAAGAACTTCGCGGCAAAATCCAGGCTCAGCTGGACGCCGACGATCAGCTGCTGTCGACCTACAAAAATGACTCGGCGCTGATGCGCTTTAACCTCTCCACCAGTACGTCTCTGTGGCCGGTGAGTGAAGCGATGGCTGATATCGTCACCGAGTCCATTCGCGTGGGATATAAAACCAACGGTGCGATGGACGTGACCGTCGGGCCGCTGGTGAACCTCTGGGGATTTGGCCCGAATAAACAGCCGGTGGTGACGCCCGATCAGGCGGCTATTGATGATGCCCGTGCCCGGACAGGGCTGCAGCATCTGACGGTGATCAATCAGTACGGCCAACAGTACCTGCAAAAAGATATCCCCGATCTGTTTGTCGATCTGTCGACGGTAGGGGAAGGCTACGCGGCGGATCACCTTGCCGCGCTGATGACGCAGGAAGGCATTTCGCGCTATCTGGTCTCCGTGGGCGGCGCGTTAGTCAGCCGGGGCATGAACGCCAGCGATAAACCGTGGCGCGTAGCGATTCAAAAACCGACCGATCGGCAAAATGCCGTGCAGGCGATAGTCGATATCAACGGACATGGCATCAGCACCTCCGGGAGTTACCGTAACTATTACGAGCTTGACGGGAAGCGCATCTCGCATGTTATTGATCCGCAGACCGGGCGGCCGATCGCGCATAATCTGGTCTCGGTGACGGTGATTGCGCCGACGGCGCTGGAAGCCGATGCCTGGGATACCGGCTTAATGGTCCTCGGCCCGGAAAAAGCGAAAGAGGTGGTTCGTCAGGAAGGGCTGGCGGTGTATATGATCACCAAAGAGGGCGACGAGTTTAAAACCTGGAGCTCGCCGCAGTTCAACAGTTTCCTGGTGAGCGACAAAAATTAA
- the alkB gene encoding DNA oxidative demethylase AlkB has translation MLDLFADAEPWQEPLAPGAVILRRFALSRAAALLAGIEEVTAVSPFRHMVTPGGYTMSVAMANCGELGWATNERGYLYAPNDPATGQPWPPMPAVFQALCHEAAVAADYPDFRPDACLINRYAVGAKLSLHQDKDEPDLRAPIVSVSLGLPAVFQFGGLRRNDPLKRIMLEHGDVVVWGRESRLYYHGIQPLKPGVHPLTGEYRFNLTFRQAGFSKQK, from the coding sequence ATGCTCGATCTTTTTGCGGATGCGGAACCCTGGCAGGAACCACTGGCACCGGGGGCGGTTATTTTGCGTCGCTTCGCGCTCTCCCGTGCGGCGGCGCTGCTTGCGGGTATAGAAGAGGTGACGGCGGTTTCCCCGTTTCGCCATATGGTCACGCCGGGCGGTTACACGATGTCGGTGGCCATGGCGAACTGCGGCGAATTAGGGTGGGCGACGAATGAACGAGGCTACCTGTATGCGCCTAACGATCCCGCGACCGGCCAGCCGTGGCCCCCGATGCCTGCGGTTTTTCAGGCTCTCTGCCACGAGGCTGCCGTTGCCGCTGATTATCCTGACTTCCGACCGGATGCCTGCCTGATTAACCGCTACGCCGTCGGCGCGAAACTCTCCCTGCATCAGGATAAAGATGAACCCGATCTCCGCGCGCCCATCGTCTCGGTATCGTTAGGGCTTCCTGCCGTCTTCCAGTTTGGCGGATTACGCCGTAACGATCCGCTCAAACGCATTATGCTGGAGCATGGCGACGTGGTGGTGTGGGGCAGGGAATCGCGGCTGTATTATCACGGCATTCAGCCTCTGAAACCCGGGGTGCATCCCCTCACTGGCGAGTACCGTTTTAACCTGACGTTTCGCCAGGCAGGGTTTAGTAAACAAAAATAA
- a CDS encoding DUF2534 family protein, which produces MVRAKLKTPEGRKFLLALLVVFMIAAACVGRATIVGVIEQYNIPLSAWTTSMYVLQSAMIFVYSLVFTVLLAIPLGIFFLGGREKH; this is translated from the coding sequence ATGGTTCGTGCAAAACTGAAAACACCTGAAGGCCGCAAGTTCCTCCTGGCGCTACTGGTTGTGTTTATGATTGCGGCCGCGTGCGTGGGGCGGGCAACCATTGTTGGCGTTATCGAACAGTACAACATTCCTCTCTCCGCCTGGACCACCAGCATGTATGTTCTGCAATCGGCGATGATCTTCGTTTACAGCCTTGTCTTCACCGTTCTGCTTGCCATCCCGCTGGGTATTTTCTTCCTGGGTGGACGTGAGAAGCACTAA
- a CDS encoding DUF2560 family protein — MSEITVTPAQQIRLNLLTNLNYDTAAAADAIQFVGDDPLKYQLFVNQLSRVTTEIGPVARTTKAIKASEEALLLFVGESGS, encoded by the coding sequence ATGTCTGAAATCACCGTTACACCTGCACAGCAGATCCGCTTAAACCTGCTGACGAACCTGAACTATGACACCGCTGCAGCCGCAGACGCGATTCAGTTTGTTGGAGACGACCCACTGAAGTATCAGCTTTTCGTTAACCAGCTGAGCCGCGTCACTACCGAAATCGGACCTGTGGCCAGAACCACGAAAGCTATTAAAGCATCGGAAGAAGCCCTGCTGCTGTTTGTAGGTGAATCTGGCAGTTGA
- a CDS encoding multidrug ABC transporter permease/ATP-binding protein, with product MQLLLLVWRQYRWPFIAVMALSLASAALGIGLIAFINVRLIEMVDTSLSVLPEFLGLLLLLMAVTLGSQLALTALGHHFVFRLRSEFIKRILDTQVERVEQLGSASLLAGLTSDVRAITIAFVRLPELVQGIILTFGSAAYLAWLSSKMLAVTALWIAITIWGGFVLVSRVYKHMAVLRETEDKLYNDYQTVLEGRKELTLNRERAEYIFNHLYIPDAREYRHHIIRADTYHLSAVNWSNIMMLGAIGLVFWMANSLGWADTNVAATYSLTLLFLRTPLLSAVGALPTLLSAQVAFNKLKKFDLAPFKAEFPRPQAFPDWHTLELRDVTFRYQDNAFSVGPVNLTIHRGELLFLIGGNGSGKSTLAMLLTGLYQPQSGEILLDGKALSAGKPEDYRKLFSAVFTDVWLFDRLLGPEGQQANPVLVEKWLAQLQMSHKLELQDGKILNLKLSKGQKKRVALLLALAEERDIILLDEWAADQDPHFRREFYQVLLPLMQEMGKTIFAISHDDHYFIHADRLLEMRDGKLSELTGDERAAASRDAVARTA from the coding sequence ATGCAACTACTTCTCCTTGTCTGGCGTCAGTATCGCTGGCCCTTCATTGCCGTCATGGCGTTAAGCCTTGCCAGCGCCGCATTGGGTATTGGCCTGATCGCGTTTATTAACGTGCGGTTGATTGAAATGGTCGATACCTCACTCTCTGTTTTGCCAGAGTTTCTCGGCCTGCTGCTGCTGTTGATGGCGGTTACGCTTGGCTCTCAGCTGGCGCTAACCGCGCTCGGCCACCATTTCGTTTTCCGTTTGCGCAGCGAATTTATCAAGCGGATCCTGGACACTCAGGTTGAACGGGTGGAGCAACTTGGCAGCGCCTCCCTGCTGGCGGGGCTGACCAGCGACGTGCGGGCTATCACCATCGCGTTTGTTCGTCTGCCGGAGCTGGTGCAGGGGATCATTCTGACCTTTGGCTCGGCGGCTTATCTTGCCTGGCTCTCCAGTAAAATGCTGGCGGTGACCGCTCTGTGGATTGCCATTACCATCTGGGGCGGCTTTGTGCTGGTGTCACGCGTCTATAAACACATGGCGGTGCTGCGCGAAACGGAAGATAAACTGTATAACGATTACCAGACGGTGCTGGAAGGGCGCAAGGAGCTGACCCTGAACCGCGAGCGCGCCGAGTATATCTTCAATCACCTCTATATCCCGGACGCGCGCGAATATCGGCATCACATCATCCGCGCCGATACTTACCACCTGAGCGCGGTGAACTGGTCAAATATCATGATGCTGGGTGCCATTGGCCTGGTATTCTGGATGGCGAACAGCCTGGGCTGGGCGGACACCAACGTGGCGGCAACCTACTCACTGACGCTGCTGTTTTTACGCACGCCGCTGCTCTCGGCGGTCGGCGCATTGCCCACCTTGCTGAGCGCACAGGTGGCGTTTAACAAGCTCAAAAAATTCGACCTCGCGCCATTTAAGGCGGAATTCCCGCGCCCGCAAGCCTTCCCGGACTGGCATACGCTGGAGCTGCGCGACGTGACGTTCCGCTATCAGGACAACGCCTTCTCCGTGGGGCCGGTCAACCTGACGATTCACCGCGGTGAACTGCTGTTCCTCATCGGCGGTAACGGCAGCGGTAAATCCACGCTGGCGATGTTGCTCACCGGACTCTACCAGCCGCAGTCGGGCGAGATTTTGCTGGACGGTAAGGCGCTGAGTGCCGGGAAACCTGAGGACTACCGCAAGCTCTTTTCGGCGGTATTTACCGACGTCTGGCTGTTCGATCGGCTGCTCGGCCCTGAAGGGCAGCAGGCCAATCCTGTGCTGGTGGAAAAATGGCTGGCACAGCTGCAGATGTCGCACAAGCTGGAGCTTCAGGACGGTAAAATTCTCAACCTGAAGCTCTCTAAAGGGCAGAAGAAGCGCGTGGCGCTGCTGCTGGCGCTGGCGGAAGAGCGCGATATCATTCTGCTGGACGAATGGGCGGCGGATCAGGATCCCCACTTCCGCCGTGAGTTCTATCAGGTGCTGCTGCCGCTGATGCAGGAGATGGGCAAAACCATTTTCGCCATTAGCCACGACGATCACTACTTCATTCACGCCGACCGTCTGCTGGAGATGCGCGATGGCAAGCTGAGCGAATTGACCGGTGACGAGCGTGCGGCGGCCTCGCGTGATGCGGTGGCGCGCACGGCCTGA
- a CDS encoding SulP family inorganic anion transporter, with the protein MWRFVIARTEACPNLRKVMSLPHSAVPGEDRVTTVLSSPKLLMRETLAGVITALALVPEVISFSVVAGVDPKVSLIASVVLCFALSVLGGRPAMVTAAAGSVALVIGPMVHQHGVQYILPAVLMAGVIQILFGALGMARLMRFIPQSVMTGFVNALGILIFFAQVPHFWSRSPLIVGLFVLTLLIVLWVPRYIKSIPSPLIAIVVLTLFTVTSGQILPTVGDEGSMSGGLPGLTQLLVPLNIETLSIIWPCALSIAFVGLLESLLTAKLVDELTVTPSSKRRESIGLGVGNILAGLYGGIAGCAMIGQTIVNVEMGKGRSRISTLAAGIVLLVLVTALSDVMAKIPMAVLAGIMAIVAIKTFSWHSIQPATVKNAPVAETVVMLVTVAATVSTGNLAIGVLGGIILMALLPARIKRRLKAEKALQAQEK; encoded by the coding sequence ATGTGGCGTTTTGTGATCGCGCGCACGGAAGCCTGCCCTAATCTGCGAAAAGTTATGTCCTTACCCCATTCTGCTGTACCCGGCGAAGACCGCGTCACCACGGTCCTTAGCTCGCCAAAACTTCTGATGCGTGAAACGCTGGCGGGCGTCATTACCGCCCTGGCCCTGGTCCCTGAAGTGATCTCATTTTCGGTGGTTGCAGGCGTTGATCCCAAAGTCAGCCTGATCGCCTCCGTGGTGTTGTGTTTTGCTTTGTCTGTGCTGGGCGGTCGTCCGGCGATGGTCACGGCGGCGGCCGGTTCCGTGGCGCTGGTTATTGGTCCGATGGTGCACCAGCACGGCGTGCAGTACATTCTTCCGGCGGTTCTCATGGCGGGGGTGATCCAAATACTGTTTGGCGCACTGGGCATGGCAAGGCTGATGCGCTTTATCCCTCAGTCGGTGATGACCGGGTTTGTTAACGCCCTCGGCATCTTAATTTTCTTTGCTCAGGTTCCGCACTTCTGGAGCCGAAGCCCGTTAATCGTCGGCCTGTTCGTGCTCACGCTGCTTATCGTGCTGTGGGTGCCGCGCTATATCAAAAGCATCCCTTCCCCGCTGATTGCGATAGTGGTGCTCACGTTGTTCACCGTTACCAGCGGGCAAATTCTGCCGACGGTGGGTGATGAAGGCTCGATGAGTGGCGGGTTACCGGGACTGACGCAACTGCTGGTCCCCCTGAACATAGAAACGTTAAGCATTATCTGGCCGTGCGCGTTAAGCATTGCGTTCGTCGGGCTGCTGGAGTCACTGCTGACGGCGAAGCTGGTGGATGAACTGACCGTCACCCCGTCCAGTAAACGCCGTGAAAGCATCGGGTTGGGCGTGGGCAATATCCTGGCCGGGCTCTATGGCGGGATCGCAGGCTGCGCGATGATTGGACAAACCATCGTCAACGTGGAGATGGGGAAAGGCCGAAGCCGTATTTCAACGTTAGCGGCTGGCATCGTTTTACTGGTGCTGGTGACGGCGCTGAGCGACGTGATGGCTAAAATTCCGATGGCGGTGCTGGCAGGCATTATGGCGATAGTCGCCATCAAAACCTTCAGCTGGCACAGCATTCAGCCCGCAACGGTAAAAAATGCACCGGTTGCGGAAACCGTCGTGATGCTGGTGACGGTCGCCGCAACGGTATCAACCGGTAACCTGGCGATTGGCGTGCTGGGGGGGATTATCCTCATGGCACTGCTTCCCGCCCGCATTAAACGTCGTCTTAAAGCAGAAAAAGCGTTGCAAGCCCAAGAAAAATAA
- the mgtE gene encoding magnesium transporter, which produces MSVLKKNSARQRDQERARLIWLLTTDKAVTSTLLGKLTLAEQYDVGTLADDIAEVGALVAHLPPPDLADTLEALPSEERHALWRLVQDHERGQVLLEASENVWDDLIDEMSDRDILDALQTLDIDEQIYLVQHLPRNLTGRLLASLPADERARVRQVMHYEKNSVGAIMEFGVITVRPDVTLGTVQRYLRRLGKMPDNTDKLFVTSRDKTLLGELELKTILLNSTQRRVSEVMENEPMVFSPEDDAEKAARTFERDDLVSAAVVDSVGKLMGRLTVDEIVDVVYEETDNDLRALGGISAEDDVHASVGKAVKTRWAWLAINLCTAFIASRVIDGFEHTISQLVALASLMPIVAGIGGNTGNQTITMIVRALALENIQPGNFAFLIFREMGVALINGLVWGGIMGGITWWLYDDMALGGVMMLAMVLNLLVASMMGVIIPLTMTKLGRDPAVGSSVMITAITDTGGFFIFLGLATLFLL; this is translated from the coding sequence ATGTCGGTATTAAAGAAAAACAGCGCCAGGCAGCGCGATCAGGAGCGTGCGCGACTCATCTGGCTTCTCACGACCGATAAAGCGGTCACTTCTACGTTATTAGGCAAACTGACCCTGGCTGAGCAATATGATGTCGGCACTTTAGCCGACGATATTGCTGAGGTAGGTGCGCTGGTTGCTCATTTACCCCCGCCGGATCTGGCGGATACGCTCGAAGCACTTCCCTCCGAAGAGCGTCACGCCCTGTGGCGTCTGGTGCAGGATCACGAGCGCGGGCAGGTACTGCTTGAAGCTTCGGAAAACGTCTGGGATGACCTGATCGACGAGATGAGCGACCGGGACATCCTCGATGCGCTGCAAACGCTGGATATCGACGAACAGATTTACCTTGTACAACACCTGCCGCGTAACCTGACCGGTCGCCTGCTGGCCTCCCTGCCTGCCGATGAGCGCGCGCGCGTTCGTCAGGTGATGCACTACGAGAAAAATAGCGTCGGCGCGATCATGGAGTTTGGCGTTATCACGGTGCGTCCGGACGTCACGCTCGGTACCGTGCAGCGCTACCTGCGTCGCCTGGGCAAGATGCCGGATAACACCGATAAACTGTTCGTCACCTCGCGGGATAAAACCCTGCTGGGCGAGCTGGAGCTGAAAACGATCCTGCTTAACAGCACCCAGCGGCGAGTCAGTGAGGTGATGGAAAACGAGCCGATGGTCTTCTCTCCGGAAGACGATGCTGAAAAAGCGGCACGTACCTTCGAACGTGACGACCTCGTGAGTGCGGCCGTCGTGGATTCCGTCGGCAAGCTGATGGGCCGTCTGACGGTTGATGAGATCGTTGACGTGGTCTACGAAGAGACCGATAACGACCTGCGCGCGCTCGGGGGGATCAGCGCCGAAGATGACGTCCACGCCTCCGTCGGTAAGGCGGTGAAAACGCGCTGGGCGTGGCTTGCCATTAATTTGTGTACCGCCTTTATCGCCTCCCGCGTAATCGATGGCTTTGAACACACCATTTCACAGCTGGTGGCCCTGGCGTCATTAATGCCGATTGTGGCCGGGATTGGCGGCAACACCGGAAACCAGACCATCACGATGATCGTTCGCGCGCTGGCGCTGGAAAATATTCAGCCCGGCAATTTCGCCTTTCTGATCTTCAGGGAGATGGGGGTGGCGCTGATCAACGGCCTGGTGTGGGGCGGCATTATGGGGGGCATCACCTGGTGGCTGTATGACGATATGGCCTTAGGCGGGGTGATGATGCTGGCGATGGTGCTGAATTTACTGGTGGCATCGATGATGGGGGTCATTATTCCACTGACCATGACCAAACTGGGGCGCGACCCCGCGGTGGGGTCGAGCGTGATGATCACTGCCATCACCGATACCGGTGGTTTCTTTATTTTTCTTGGGCTTGCAACGCTTTTTCTGCTTTAA